In Flavobacterium sp. 83, the genomic window TTTAGATATGATTACTAAATTAGAATCAGGGGATTTGAATCTAGAGTTTTCAGAATTTGATATTGTGGAATTAATACAAAATGTTTTCGATTTATTGGAAATGAAAGCTGATAAAAAGAAAATTACCTTGTCTTTTGAAAATTATCATATACAGCCCATTTTTGTGCAAGGAGACAAAGATAAGATACAGCAAGTTGTTGAGAATCTCATTGTGAACTCCATAAAATATGGTCGAGAAGGAGGTTTTACGGAAGTAGCCGTCATTAATTTGACTAAAAAAAAGGTTTTGGTTCGAATAACTGATAATGGAGAAGGAATTGAAAAGCAAAATATTTCAAGACTTTTTGAGCGTTTTTACAGGGTAGATAAAAGCGGTTCTCGTTCTGAAGGAGGGTCAGGTTTAGGGTTAGCAATTGTAAAGCACATTATCGAAGCCCATAAAGAGAAAATATATGTGGAAAGTGAATTTGGAATTGGTTCTGAGTTTTCCTTTACGATTGAGAAGGCCGCATTAAGAAAAGTGGAATTGGATGCTGAGCAAATTTATAGTAAAAGTCTTAAAATCAATAAATTAAATAAATAATAGGTCTAATAGAGAGTATAAGAAAATCCTATAAAAAAGATTGAAAACATTAAGGAAACACTAACTTATCATCAACATAATATTGTGTTAACATTAGCTTAACATAACTGATTCATCTTTGCAAAAAAATTAATCAGATAACAACAATGAAAAAAATTTTATTTGCAGTTTTAGTTATGACTTCAGTTTTGGCTAATGCACAAGATATTAAGAGTGATACTATTAAAGCAGTGCCTGTTGATTCTATAGAAACAACAAGTATTGATTCAGTTAAGACGGTAAGTATAGAATCTTTGAAAGAATCTCTTGATGAGCATACTATGAAATTTAGTGGTCTTGATGAAAGACTTGCGGCTATGGATAGTGATCTTGGTAAATTAACTAAGATTAAATTTTCAGGTTACTTACAAGCACAATACGAAATGTATAATTATCAAGATAATATTGGGCCTGGGCCATCTACTACAGCGGTGCCGATAACAAATACTTTTTTTATCAGAAGAGCTCGTGTTAAATTGACTTATGAGCCAGTTACTGGTGCGGTATTTGTAATTCAACCGGATTATGCTTTTGATAAAGTTACTTTAAGAGATGCTTATGTTCAGTTAAATGATAAATGGTTGCAAACATTTAAATTGTTTTTAGGGCAATTCAACAGAACAAGTTACGAAGTAGAGTTTTCTTCTCGTTCAAGAGAATTATTAGAAAGAAGTAGAATGTCTGGAATTTTGTATCCGCAAGAAAGAGACTTAGGAGCAAAAATCGAAATGGATTTAGAGACTAAATATGAGATTCCATTTAAATTTCAGTTAGCCGTTTTTAACGGAAATTATGGTGAAGGTTCTTTGACAAATAATCTTAGAGACGTCGATAACAAGAAAGATGTTATGGTAAGAGGTGTTTACGCTTTCAAGTTTCCTTCTAAAGGATTGGGAATTGATATAGGTGCACATACTTATTTAGGTAACACGGCTGTTTTACAAGCCGGAACTTTCAGTGACGCTAATAATAATAATTTCACAGCTAAAGTAGGGGACAGTTTCCAAAAAAGATGGTTTGGTGGTGAAATGAGAGTTTATTATGATTTTCTTGGTGGAATGTCTCTTAAAGGAGAATATATTTCGGGAACCATATCAGGGGAAAAGTCAACTACAGCATTACCTGTAGCGAATAGCAATCCTAGTTTTAATTTTAATGGGATAAGAGATTTTTCAGGGTATTACGCGACTTTGGTTAAAAACATTGGAAAGAGTAATCAAATCGCAGTACGATATGATAGTTGGGATCCAAACAGACATTTAGCAGGAAATACAGTGACTATTAAAGAAGATTTAAAATATAATAACTGGTCATTCTCATGGCAATATTTTTATGATGATAATGTAAAAATTGTTGCAGGATATAGTTTGCCAATCAATGAAAAAAGTACCACAGTAGGGGGTGATTATATAAAAGACAAATTAGATAACACGTTTACAATTAGAATTCAAGCAGGTTTTTAATACAATAAATTAGATTTTAATACAATAATAAATAAATAAAATGAAAACAACAAAAATTAAATTAGCGGCTATTTTATTAGTTGTTATGGCAGTAGGATTTTCTTTTACTTCATTAAATAAAATAACAGTTAAAGGTTCTGATACCATGGTTATTTTGTCCCAAAAATGGGCTGAAGTGTACATGCAAAAAAATCCAGGAACAACAATTCAGGTTACTGGTGGTGGGTCAGGAGTAGGTCTTGCAGCTTTAATAAACGGATCAACTGATATTGCAAATTCAAGCCGTCCTATCAAAGCTACTGAAGTTGAAAAATTAAAAGCAAGATATAATACTTTAGGTGTTGAGATTCCTTGTGCAAAAGACGGATTGTCTGTTTATTTAAACAAAGCAAATGGTGTTTCAGAACTTACAGTAAAACAAATTGGTCAAATCTTTGCTGGGAAAATTACAAACTGGAAAGAAGTTGGTGGTATAGATGCAAATATTAGATTGTATGGTAGAGAAAGTAGCTCAGGGACTTTTGCTTTTTTTAAAGATAATGTAGTCAAAACAGATTATTCTCCATCTTGTCAAACATTACCAGGAACAGCAGCAATTGTAAATGCAGTTAAGAAAGATAAATTAGGAATTGGATATGGTGGTGCTGCTTATGCAGAAGGTGTGAAAGATTGTAAAGTAAAAAAAGACGATAAAAGCCCTGGTATTGCTCCAACTGCAGAGACAATAAAAAATAAAACATATCCTATTACAAGATATTTATACATGTATTTAAAATCAAGACCAACAGGTGAAACAAAAGCTTTTGTTGATTGGATCTTAAGTCCAGAAGGTCAAAAAATCATTACTTCAGTAGGATACTTTCCTGTAAAATAATTATGCTTTTAGTATCCCTTATTGGTTTTTCCAATAGGGGATACTTTTTGTATTTAAGTAATATTTGAATTCTTAAATAGATTAATATAAGTTGCCCATTTAAAGGTGATTAAAAGTTAAGGATAAGATAGAAAAGAATATAGGTTTAATATTTACCGTATTAATATAATGATTATGAAAACAAGTAAGTTAAAAATTGCAGTAATCTTATTAGTTATAATGACAGTAGGATGTAGTTCTAATGAATCGAAAAAGATTACCGTAAAAGGTTCTGATACTATGGTGATTCTATCTCAAAAGTGGGCAGAAGCATTTATGAAAAAAAATCCTAAAACCACTATTCAGGTGACAGGAGGAGGTTCAGGTGTAGGTATTGCGGCACTAATCAACGGTTCAACGGATATTGCAAATGCAAGTCGTCCTATGAAACCTTCTGAAATAGATAAATTAAAAGAAAAATATCAAACAAGTGGGTTAGAAATCGCTTGTGCCAAAGATGGTTTATCCGTTTTTTTAAACAAAGAAAATCCAGTTGCAGAACTTACTTTAGAACAATTAAGTAGTATTTTTTCGGGAAAAATAACTAATTGGAAAGAAGTAGGTGGTGATGATGAAAAAATTCAATTGTATGGTAGAGAAAGCAGTTCAGGTACTTTTGAGTTTTTTAAAGAACATGTAGTAAAAACCGACTTTTCAAAATCATGTCAGACTTTGCCTGGTACAGCTGCAATTGTAAATGCAGTTAAAAAAGATAAATATAGTATTGGATACGGCGGTGCTGCTTATGCAGAAGGTGTAAAAGATTGTAAAATAAAAGTAGATGCTAAAAGTGAAGGGGTTTTGCCGACTGCAGAGACTATTAAAGATAAAACCTATCCCATTTCAAGATATTTATATATGTACTTGAAATCACAGCCAACTGGAGAAGCCAAAGCTTTTATTGATTGGATTTTAAGTCAGGAAGGACAAAAAATGATTGAAGAAGTTGGGTATTATCCTTTAAAATAATACGTATTTTTGCATTGTTCATCGTTTTTGCATGAGCTTTTTTTAACAAATAACTTATGAATTCTTAAATAAAATAAATGAATTCCGAATTTCCAAATAAACAAAATTTCACTAAAGAAAGTTTAAAAAAACAATTTAGACTTTCTGAGTTTCTGGCTGAAAAAATCATCTCATCGGTTGCTTTTTTATCAATAGCTATAATTATCCTTATTTTTGTTTTTGTTTTTAAAGAGTCCCTACCTATTTTTAATTTTGGTACACTCGAGAAAGCTAAAACAGAAGTTGAGGTTACCTCCAGTTCAGTAGCAAAACCTAAATCTTATGGGGCTGAACCTACAGATGAATTGAAACCTGAGACATACGGTTCAGAAGCGGTTGCTAATGAAGACTTAAAGCCTGAAACCTATGGTTCAGAACCTGTCACAAATGAGGGTCTGCAACCGGAGACTTATGGCGATGTAAAAGCTGAAACTACTATTGCTGACTCTTCAGATGATATGAAAGAAGTTGTTGGGAGTAATAATGAAGGTGCTGATAAAACATGGAGTACCTTTTTTACTACTGAATGGGTACCTGTATCGGAACATCCCAGATTTGGGTTGTTAGGTTTGCTTATTGGAACTTTGAAAGTGACCATAATAGCAATGTTAATCGCAGGACCTATTGCAGTATTAGCAGCAGTTTATACATCTTGTTTCGCATCAAAAAGAACCAAAGAGATTATTAAACCTATCATTGAGATGCTAGCAGCATTTCCATCAGTAGTTATTGGGTTTTTTGCATTGATGGTTTTAGCTACATTCTTTCAGGATATATTTGGATATGAATCAAGATTAAATGCTTTTATTGGTGGTGTTGCTATGGCTTTGGCTGCAATTCCAATCATTTATACAATATCAGAAGATGCACTTTCAGCAATACCTAAAACATTTACTGAGGCAAGTTTAGCACTAGGTGCTAGTAAGTGGCAAACTGCTTTTTTTGTAATATTACCAGCAGCTACGCCTGGGATTTTTGCTGCTTTACTTTTAGGAGTTGGACGCGTTTTTGGAGAAACTATGATTGCACTTATGGCAACCGGAAATGCAGCACTATTATCAGCAAATCCTTTTGAGAGTGTGCGTACTTTTGCAGCTACAATTGGTTCCGAAATGGCGGAAACGGTATTTGGTGAAACGCATTACAGTGTTTTGTTTTTCATAGGATCATTGCTTTTCATTTTTTCATTTGCATTAAATGCCGTTGCAGAGTTTTATGTTAAAGGTAAATTAATCAAAAAATTTCAAGGTAAATAAATCATGAATACAAGCATTAACGAAACAGAAGACCAGTTTTTTTTAAATAAAAAAAAGGTTTTAGATTTAAAAGGAAAATTTATTGTTGGAATAACTCAAATTGCAGTTCTGTTAATTATAGCTGTTCTTTTTGTAATATTAGGGATTATTATTTATGAAGGGCGTGAAAAGTTTTCATGGGAGTTCATTAGTTCATTTCCTACGAATGGAATGACAGAAGGAGGGATATTTCCTGCTTTAATCGGTACGTTTATATTGGTTATTGTTATGTCAATAGCAGCCGTTCCTTTTGGCACTATTACGGCTATTTATTTAACAGAATATGCTAAAGAAAATTCAAAAATTGCAGCCGCAGTTCGATTTTCTATTCGAACATTAGCAGTTGTGCCGTCAATTATTTTTGGTTTATTTGGACTTGGATTTTTTATTCAATTTGTAGGAGGAGGAATTGATAAAACATTTAATGGCGGACAATTGCATTGGGGACAACCTAATATTATTTGGGCAAGTCTTACTATGGCATTACTTACTTTACCTGTAATTATTGTTTCAGTTGAAGAAGCCTTGAAAACAATTCCCCGCGAACTGCGCGAAGCAAGTTTAGCTTTAGGTGCAACAAAGTGGCAAACCATTAAAAATGTAGTGCTTCCTGGATCTATTTCTGGGATTATGACAGGGACAATTCTTGCTGTTAGTAGAGGTGCTGGTGAAGTTGCTCCAATTTTGTTTACAGGAGCAGCATATTATTTAGCTACTTTACCAGCTTCTTTGAGCGATCAATTTATGAATTTGGGATATCATATTTATATCATGTCAACTCAATCTTCAGATGTTGAAAAAACAATGCCAATACAATTTGCTACAACATTAGTATTGTTAATTCTTACTTTATCCTTAAACTTAGTGGCAGTAATTATTAGATCCAGAATTAGAAGAAAAGCAAAATAATTTTGAAATCTACCTAATAAATTATATTTTAGACATAATAAAAAAGACATGAAAGACATAAAAATACAAGTAAATGATTTGTCATTGTACTATGGAGAAAAAAAAGCGTTAAAGGAGATTTCAATGCAAATTCCAGCTAATAAAGTAACGGCTTTAATCGGTCCTTCTGGTTGTGGTAAGTCTACTTTTCTTAGATGTATCAATAGAATGAATGACCTTATTCCAGATGTTACAATAACAGGAAATATGCTTGTTGAAGGCGTTGATATTTATAATAAAGATGTTGATGTTGTTAATATCAGAAAAAAAATTGGAATGGTTTTTCAAAAATCAAACCCATTTCCAAAATCTATTTATGAGAATATTGCTTATGGTCCAAAAATTAATGGGATAAAAGATAAAACTCAATTGGACGAAATCGTAGAAACTTCATTAAGACAAGCTGCTATTTGGGAAGAAGTGAAAGATAGATTGGGGGATTCCGCATTAGGGCTTTCAGGAGGGCAACAACAACGACTTTGTATTGCAAGAACTTTGGCAGTAAGTCCAGACATTATTCTTATGGATGAGCCTGCAAGTGCATTAGATCCAATATCTACGTCAAAAATAGAAGAGTTAGTTCATGAATTGAAAGAACAGTACACTATAATTATTGTAACCCATAATATGCAGCAAGCAGCAAGAACGAGTGATTATACCGCGTTCTTTTACATGGGTGAATTGATCGAAATTGGTAAAACTAATGCTATATTTACTAAACCAGAGCAAAAACAAACGGAAGATTATATCACAGGAAGATTTGGTTAAAATCAAAAAAAATAAAAGTAGGCATTTAGTCTAGTTTTAGTTTTGTGAATTTTATAAATCTTTAATTTTAAACATAAAAATATGGCATCACACTTTGAAATAGAATTAGAAAAACTTAAAAATATTATCCAAAAAATAGGTGTTTTAGCTGAGAGTCAAGTAGGAGAATCAATGAACGCTTTGCTTTCAGGACCTTTTGTTGAAGCTAAAGAAGTAAAAAAGACAGAAGATAAGATTGATAAATTAGATATAAAAATTGATGAAATTTGCCAAAGCATTTTTGCTTTGCAACAGCCAGTCGCTTCTGATTTGCGTTTTATTATGTCTGCTATGCAAATTAGTAATGAGATTGAAAGAATAGGAGATTTGGCGATAAGCATTATAAAAAAATCTAAGAATATTAAAGACAAACATGATTTAATTGTTAAATTTAATATTGCCGATGTATCCAGACATGTTGAGGTTATTACTGTAAAAACGAATGAATGTTTCTTGACTCGTAATGAAAGTACGATTGGGGAGATTTTCGTTTTGAACAATACCATAAAAAATGAATGTGATGACGCAATACATGATATAATCAATGAAATGAAGTCAAATTCTAAGACGGTAGTGTCAGGAACAAATCTTGTGATTGTTTTAAAACATTTAGAACGTATTTCTGAACATTGTACTAATATTGCGGAGTATGTTTATTTTATGATTAATGCCAAAATAATCAAACACGAAAAATTTGGTGAGAAAAAATCAGAGGATTAATCTGACGCTGAGAATCTAATTAAGTTATAGATTTTACATAAACACCCTAATTATATAATTTGAAAGTATATAATTAGGGTGTTTTTAGATTTTTAAGACGCTATTCAAAAATCTGAAACAATGTTTTCCAGTTTAATGCGGTATCTAATTGTGGCAGTCCTTTGTATAGCTTAATCTCTTCGAGGTTTTCTATTTTAAAATCATTTTGGTCAGCATAAGGAACTAACCCTTCTTTTTTTAGTTTTTTTGCTAAATATTCCTGTTCATATTGACCCGGAGTAGGAATGAAAAAAGCTTTTTTATTGAGTTTAGCTAAATCCATAACGGTTGTATATCCTGATCTGCATAATACGGTATCACTTTCGTTAAAAGTTTGTTCAAGTTGTCTCGTATTCATGAAATTATAATAGGTAACATGGTCAATTTGTTCCTTAATTTGGTCTTTTTCTACAATTCCTTTTATAAAAACTACATTCCCATTATATTTACATACTTCAGTCTTTAATTTTTCTTCCAACATACCCCGTTGTGGTTCTGGTCCCGATAAAATAACCATCAAATCATATTTTTTTGCAGTTTCGCGTTTATGTAATCGGCTCAGTGGACCAATATATTTTGTGACAAAATCAGCCTTTTTTATATGTCCTAGTTTACCTGTCAAATTTGAAGTTCCTTCCAAATCCGGAATCCAGCATTCTGCATATTTTTTTATAATATGCTGATGCAGCATACTGGTAATCCAAGTGGTATTGCCTGTCATCACATTTAATTGATGTGTAATAAACACGGATGGTACTTTTTTACTAAATACGCCAAGCCTATTATCAGATAGTACGCCATCAATGGAATATTTCTTAACCCACTTTTTCACTAATTTTTTTTCAGCCCAAATTGCTTCAATCATTTTTGGACAATTTTGTAATAATTTCCATTTGAAATTTTTGCCGTTTTTAGAATATTCTATTTCGTATGAAGGCAATTCCAAAGTTTTTAGATATGGAAATTCTTTTCGTAATAATTCTAGTGCAATCCCATCAGAAGCTATTATTGGAATGTAATTATTGTCTTGTAGTGCCTTAATGATAGGGATGCAACGCGTAGCATGTCCCAACCCCCAATTTAAAGGCGCAATCAAAATAGTTTTATTGTTAGTATTCAAATCCATTTGGCGATATACGTTCGTTATTTAAATTTGAAAGTTACTCAATGAAGTGGGTTTTTATATTTCGAGCATATTACCAAACTATTAATTTATTATGGTAAATATACTTTACTATTTATTAAATAGAAAGAGGCTGTTCAAAAAAGAACAGCCTCTTGTTTTTGTATTAAATGGAAAATATTACTCTTCAATATAGGTTTTGTTTCCGTTTTTATTGATATAATATTTCCCTCCTCTAGGACCTGTATACACTTTTTTACCGTTGTATTCTCCGGTAATTTTATCAGCTACTTTAGGTGCTTTTTCATTAGTTTCTTTAACTTTTGAAGCAGCTTTTTTGGTTGCCATTTTTGCTGATGAAGTTTCTTTCTTAGCCTTTTCTATTTTTTTATCGGTCTCTGTAATTTTGTTTTTAATGTCTTTCTCTGTTTTAGTTGCTTTAGCTTCACTTTTTACTTTAGTGGCTTTGTTTTTAGCTTCTGTTTCAGTTTTGACCGCTTTGTCTTTAGCATCACTTTTTAATTTAGTAGCTTTATTTTTAGCTTCTGTTTCAGTTTTTGCTGCTTTGTCTTTTGCATCGTTTTTTACTTTGGCTGCTTTGTCTTTTGCATCTGTTTCGGTTTTAGTTGCTTTAGCTTTAGCCATTTTTTCTTTGGCTTCATTTGTTGCTTTTACACCTTTTTCGGTTTTTGTTTTTGCTTTTGCAATTTTCTTTTCAGCTGCAGTTTCTTGCGCATAAAAGGTTCCAGATAGAATAAATACTAAACAGAATAACACTAATTTTTTCATGATGATGTTAATTTAAAGTTTGGATTATTATGAGATAATTTTATAATAAATTTAGTGATTTTATTTCTAATAATTGAGCTAAATCCTTAAAAATAAGCTCTTAATTGTATGTTTCCTGTATGTATGGTCTTGCTTGATTCGCTTTTTCTTCCTTGATAATTTAAGTTTATATCTAAAAATTGTGTCAGATTTTTTTGCAACAATAATCTCCAAGTCATATTTTGCCCCGTTTGTAGTCCTTCTAACATTTGGAATCCAACCGAAGAAAATTCATTTCCGGTGAATTTATTCTGATAAAATGAAACTTCTCCATTTAGTGTCAATTTTTTATCACTTGAGTAAGAAAATGAAGTTCCAAAACGATTTTGTGTCAATTTCTCGAAAATCCCAATCTGATTTTCTTTGTTTTGTAATTCATAAAATAAATCCCAGCTAGTATTTTTGGAGAATAAATAACTGATTTTTGGAGCCAATTGGTATCCGTTAATATTATAATTTTTTTCAGTAAAATTTTCAGATTCAATAGCGGTTTGGATTGTTTTTGCAAAAAAATTGAATAACCAACTTTTCCTGTATAAGTTGGTATATTGTAGTTGATGTGAACTGTTTTTTGCTTCTTGTGATCCTATAGACAATAAATTTTTTGTTTTATTTTGTAAATAAGTGTAGGTTACAGAATGTTTTTGTTTTCCTCGATTATAAAACAAACTATTCCTTAAACTGGAATTTAATCCCAGCACATTTTCTTTAGACGTGCTAAAAGGATTTAATTCAAAATTGTCGCCTTCATTTTTTATTTTTCGATCCATTATAAATGAAGTCTGATTATAAAAATAGGACAGTAATTTTTTTAATCCAAGTTGGTTTTGCCATTGATTTGGATTTATGGTTACTGATTGAGAGAACTTATTTTGGTGTGTTTTTATGTAAATTCGGTTCGGTAAGAATATCCGAATGTATTTTGCCTGGTCGATAAATGGTGCGATTTCAAATTCTTGTAATTCCTGAATTCGATTATTATTATAGTCATTCCATGTATAAATTCCTTGGCCAGCCGGAACTTCAAGATAGGTGAATTCCTGTTGAGAAATACTCCCAGAATTAGTTTCATAAACAGTTGTACTTTGAATTAATTGATTGAAAAAACGATCGGAATACATTATTCTGGAATTCATTGAGGATTCTTTTTTCTTTGTCACATCAGCAAAATCAAGCACTCTATAATTCACATAAGCGGTTAAGTCACTTTTCTTTGTTTGGATTAGTTTTGATTTTAAGTAATAGGTTTGTGAGGTATTTACATGCCGAACGAATCCATTTTGTAAACTGTCGTTTGCTCTTTTAAGATAACCTAATTCAACAAAAACTCTGGTGCTGTCTCCTCGTCCTGTAAAAAAGCCATATTCAGTGAATCTTTGGCTTAAAGCCGAAAATTGATTGGTGCTTTTAAATTTCTCCTGATTATCTTCTAATCGAAGGTGTGTCCCAATCCAGTTTTTATTAAAATGAAATCTAGCTTGAGTTTGGTTTCTATAAAATTTAGAAGCCGATTCAATTCCATTGCTTTTTAAGAAACTGCCGTGATTTTGAATCGACCAATTTTTCAATATAAGTGCTCCATCAATTCTATGCCGGTTTCCCGAAATGCTTTCTGAAAAATCCAATTTTTCAAATTGATAGTTGAATAGTGCTTTGTTTTGAGGATTTTCTTTTGGATTTAATTCGAAATGAAGGCCAGAAATTAATAAACTTTGATTTCCTATTGCTGTCGTGTTTAAATTCCAATCTCGGTCAAATTCAATGTTATAAAGACGTTCCACAGATTTAAAATTTTTCTGGATAAATTGATAACTGGCAAAAGCATCAATATTCCATTTTTTTGAAAATAAGCGTTGTTTAGCATTTATTTTGGCGGCTAATCCACGGTTATCAGCATCGTCTGTTGTGGAGAAAAGATTTTTGTCATTGTTGCTAATTCCTATTTCATAATCAAAAGCTGTTTTTTCGGTGGGTTTATATTTTCCTAAAAATGTTGCCACTTGAATTTTTGTTGGAGCAACTAATGGTATAACTGGCTCATAATTTCCTTGTGGAACAGCATTAATTGGCTGGAGAAACTCATAAATTCGACCATTAGCCGATGTGTTTTTCAAGATGTAATTTCCTTTATTTGTTCCCACTAAACTAAAACGAACATTGAAAAGTTCGTCATCTGAATTGTTCGAATATTCGAAAATTTCTGCCGAATTAAATGTTGTTTTTCGGTACAACACTTTGTTATCCGAATAGGAATCTGCATAAGCGGAAGGCGCTGTCATCAAATCTGGATTATCTCCGGCATTCACTAAAATCTGGGCTTGTTCTTGAGAAAGATTTTGTTGTAAAGGCTGATTTTTCAAATCGCTTTCGGAGTACAAATACCCACCAAAACTCCATTTTTCATTCTCGTGTGAAGCTCCGGCATAGGCTACAAATCGAGAGTAATTTCTGTCTGAATATTGGTATTCTATAGCGATTCGCATTTCCGAAGTAATGGTGAATAGCGGTGTAAATACAATTTCTCCAGCATTATAATCTATGGTGTAATCATTATTTTCTCCTCGTTTCAATAAAACTCCGTTCACATAAACCCGTTCCGAACCTGAAATCACAAGAACATACAATTCACCATTTTGGCCTTTTAATTT contains:
- a CDS encoding phosphate ABC transporter substrate-binding protein, translating into MKTTKIKLAAILLVVMAVGFSFTSLNKITVKGSDTMVILSQKWAEVYMQKNPGTTIQVTGGGSGVGLAALINGSTDIANSSRPIKATEVEKLKARYNTLGVEIPCAKDGLSVYLNKANGVSELTVKQIGQIFAGKITNWKEVGGIDANIRLYGRESSSGTFAFFKDNVVKTDYSPSCQTLPGTAAIVNAVKKDKLGIGYGGAAYAEGVKDCKVKKDDKSPGIAPTAETIKNKTYPITRYLYMYLKSRPTGETKAFVDWILSPEGQKIITSVGYFPVK
- the pstA gene encoding phosphate ABC transporter permease PstA, whose translation is MNTSINETEDQFFLNKKKVLDLKGKFIVGITQIAVLLIIAVLFVILGIIIYEGREKFSWEFISSFPTNGMTEGGIFPALIGTFILVIVMSIAAVPFGTITAIYLTEYAKENSKIAAAVRFSIRTLAVVPSIIFGLFGLGFFIQFVGGGIDKTFNGGQLHWGQPNIIWASLTMALLTLPVIIVSVEEALKTIPRELREASLALGATKWQTIKNVVLPGSISGIMTGTILAVSRGAGEVAPILFTGAAYYLATLPASLSDQFMNLGYHIYIMSTQSSDVEKTMPIQFATTLVLLILTLSLNLVAVIIRSRIRRKAK
- a CDS encoding phosphate ABC transporter substrate-binding protein, yielding MKTSKLKIAVILLVIMTVGCSSNESKKITVKGSDTMVILSQKWAEAFMKKNPKTTIQVTGGGSGVGIAALINGSTDIANASRPMKPSEIDKLKEKYQTSGLEIACAKDGLSVFLNKENPVAELTLEQLSSIFSGKITNWKEVGGDDEKIQLYGRESSSGTFEFFKEHVVKTDFSKSCQTLPGTAAIVNAVKKDKYSIGYGGAAYAEGVKDCKIKVDAKSEGVLPTAETIKDKTYPISRYLYMYLKSQPTGEAKAFIDWILSQEGQKMIEEVGYYPLK
- the pstB gene encoding phosphate ABC transporter ATP-binding protein PstB codes for the protein MKDIKIQVNDLSLYYGEKKALKEISMQIPANKVTALIGPSGCGKSTFLRCINRMNDLIPDVTITGNMLVEGVDIYNKDVDVVNIRKKIGMVFQKSNPFPKSIYENIAYGPKINGIKDKTQLDEIVETSLRQAAIWEEVKDRLGDSALGLSGGQQQRLCIARTLAVSPDIILMDEPASALDPISTSKIEELVHELKEQYTIIIVTHNMQQAARTSDYTAFFYMGELIEIGKTNAIFTKPEQKQTEDYITGRFG
- the pstC gene encoding phosphate ABC transporter permease subunit PstC, whose product is MNSEFPNKQNFTKESLKKQFRLSEFLAEKIISSVAFLSIAIIILIFVFVFKESLPIFNFGTLEKAKTEVEVTSSSVAKPKSYGAEPTDELKPETYGSEAVANEDLKPETYGSEPVTNEGLQPETYGDVKAETTIADSSDDMKEVVGSNNEGADKTWSTFFTTEWVPVSEHPRFGLLGLLIGTLKVTIIAMLIAGPIAVLAAVYTSCFASKRTKEIIKPIIEMLAAFPSVVIGFFALMVLATFFQDIFGYESRLNAFIGGVAMALAAIPIIYTISEDALSAIPKTFTEASLALGASKWQTAFFVILPAATPGIFAALLLGVGRVFGETMIALMATGNAALLSANPFESVRTFAATIGSEMAETVFGETHYSVLFFIGSLLFIFSFALNAVAEFYVKGKLIKKFQGK
- the phoU gene encoding phosphate signaling complex protein PhoU; translated protein: MASHFEIELEKLKNIIQKIGVLAESQVGESMNALLSGPFVEAKEVKKTEDKIDKLDIKIDEICQSIFALQQPVASDLRFIMSAMQISNEIERIGDLAISIIKKSKNIKDKHDLIVKFNIADVSRHVEVITVKTNECFLTRNESTIGEIFVLNNTIKNECDDAIHDIINEMKSNSKTVVSGTNLVIVLKHLERISEHCTNIAEYVYFMINAKIIKHEKFGEKKSED
- a CDS encoding cell wall metabolism sensor histidine kinase WalK — its product is MKINFKKTYKFAIKSALFISLFATGFVILMVLLFFDSKIKNILLFGIVCLLIIYIFSFLVLQYRVERFIYRRVKKIYDDVSLLESSTFINQPITTDMETLTREVKKFATDKKLEIEMLQIREEYRREFLGNVSHELKTPLFTVQGYISTLLDGAMDDKNIRKKYLKRAEKGVERLIYIVEDLDMITKLESGDLNLEFSEFDIVELIQNVFDLLEMKADKKKITLSFENYHIQPIFVQGDKDKIQQVVENLIVNSIKYGREGGFTEVAVINLTKKKVLVRITDNGEGIEKQNISRLFERFYRVDKSGSRSEGGSGLGLAIVKHIIEAHKEKIYVESEFGIGSEFSFTIEKAALRKVELDAEQIYSKSLKINKLNK
- a CDS encoding glycosyltransferase; translation: MDLNTNNKTILIAPLNWGLGHATRCIPIIKALQDNNYIPIIASDGIALELLRKEFPYLKTLELPSYEIEYSKNGKNFKWKLLQNCPKMIEAIWAEKKLVKKWVKKYSIDGVLSDNRLGVFSKKVPSVFITHQLNVMTGNTTWITSMLHQHIIKKYAECWIPDLEGTSNLTGKLGHIKKADFVTKYIGPLSRLHKRETAKKYDLMVILSGPEPQRGMLEEKLKTEVCKYNGNVVFIKGIVEKDQIKEQIDHVTYYNFMNTRQLEQTFNESDTVLCRSGYTTVMDLAKLNKKAFFIPTPGQYEQEYLAKKLKKEGLVPYADQNDFKIENLEEIKLYKGLPQLDTALNWKTLFQIFE